Below is a genomic region from Kribbella qitaiheensis.
CGAGCAGCATCGCCAGACGACCGGTAGGACCGAGCGAGTCGAGCCCGCCGATGGCCAGCGGCGCCAGGATGCCCGTCGCACTGCCGACCGCGTTCACCTTCGTCAGCCGAGCCGCTGCTGTCGGCCCACTCAGCAGCAGGGGTGCGAGCAAGACCAGCAGCGCTCCACCAAGACCGATCAGCAGTCCACCGGTCACCGCAGTGATGAAGCTGGGCGCCACAGCGACCAGGACCGCTCCCAGCGCGCAGACTAGGGCGCCACCTCGTAGTACGGCCGTGATCGCGCCGGTGCGGAGCAGGATCGGTCCGAGGAAGGCGATGATCAGCAGACCGAGGGCGAAGGCAGAGGGCAGCAGGGCGAGCCGGCCGGCTGGCTCGTCGAGGTCACGAGCCAGTACGGCGACGCAGGCGCCGAGGCCGCCCAGTAGGAAGCCCAAGGCCGCTAGCGCCAGGCCGACCTCCAGCTCGACCCGGCGGGCGCTGCTACTCATGGGCTCGTTGGTCGAGCAGTGCGGCGAGTTGGTGCAGGTCGGTGAGATTCACGTCGCCGGACAAGCCCTTCAAGGCGGCCGTGATCGCACCTGCGGCCCGTCCCGCCTGCAGTCCGACCTCGGCGTCCTCCACGACCAGACACGAGGTGGGCGAGGTCTCCAGCAACTCGGCCGCGCGCAGGTAGCCCTCGGGATCGGGCTTGCCCTTGCTGATGTCCTCGACGGTCACCAGGACAGGTGGGTCGATCCCAGCCGCACCGAGGCGGGCCTTGGCCAACTGGCGGTCCGCGCTGGTCACCACCGCCCAGGGCAGTCCCAGCTGCTTGATGGTGGCGAGCACTTCGGCGGCGCCGGGCGCGGCGGAGACGTCCGAGAGATCGTCGTACTGGAGTTCCAGTTGGCGGTTCGCGGCCTTGCTGCGGGCGGGCTCCTCGATACCGGGGAGCATCCGGTCGACGGTGGACTCGGCCGGGCTGCCGTGCGCGATGGCGAGCACTGCCGTCGCGTCGACGCCGTACTCATGAGCCCAGGTCGTCCAGGCCCGCTCGACCGCCTCGTCCGACGTGACCAGCGTGCCGTCCATGTCGAACAACACGGCCCGCACCTGTAGCAGCTCCATCGACTCCTCCATTAAACTCGTTCTCCGAGCATAAGGGAGAAGGTCCCCATGACGGCAAGAGGCAGCGCTATCTCTTCGCGGCGCGGTCGGTGGCAGACAGCAGCCGAGGTACTGAGCTTAGTGGGACGGCAGCCCGGCATTACCCGGGCAGCCGTCGCCCGGGAACTGCGGCTGAGCACCAGTTCGGCGACAGAGGTCACTGCGCGACTCCGGGATCTCCGGTTGCTCACTGAGACACCGGCACCGAGCCGTGGCCGCGGTAGGCCGACCACTGTGTTGCTGCCGCACCCAGAAGGTCCTCTGGTTCTGGCAGTGAACCTGCGACAGGGCACATGGCGCTCTGCGGTCGTCTCGCTCGACGGCGCGCTCCACGAGGTAGTGACGACACCGCACCGGAGTAGACAACCGCAGGCGGTGCTGGCGAGCATCCAAG
It encodes:
- a CDS encoding HAD-IA family hydrolase, with the translated sequence MELLQVRAVLFDMDGTLVTSDEAVERAWTTWAHEYGVDATAVLAIAHGSPAESTVDRMLPGIEEPARSKAANRQLELQYDDLSDVSAAPGAAEVLATIKQLGLPWAVVTSADRQLAKARLGAAGIDPPVLVTVEDISKGKPDPEGYLRAAELLETSPTSCLVVEDAEVGLQAGRAAGAITAALKGLSGDVNLTDLHQLAALLDQRAHE